Proteins from a single region of Calditerricola satsumensis:
- the ispF gene encoding 2-C-methyl-D-erythritol 2,4-cyclodiphosphate synthase, whose product MRIGQGFDVHRFAEGRRLVIGGVEIPHERGLLGHSDADVLLHAIADAVLGALGRGDIGRHFPDTDPAYKDADSAVLLARVWALAEADGYRLGNLDATVLAQAPKLAPYIPRMRERIAALLRADVRQINIKATTTEGLGFVGRIEGIAAQAVVLLVPRKA is encoded by the coding sequence ATGCGTATCGGACAAGGCTTTGACGTGCATCGCTTTGCAGAGGGCCGCCGGCTGGTGATCGGCGGGGTGGAGATCCCGCATGAACGGGGGCTTTTGGGCCACTCCGACGCCGACGTGCTGCTGCACGCCATCGCCGACGCCGTGCTGGGGGCCCTCGGCCGCGGCGACATCGGCCGTCATTTTCCGGACACCGACCCGGCCTACAAGGATGCCGACAGCGCCGTGCTTCTGGCGCGGGTGTGGGCCTTGGCCGAGGCGGACGGGTACCGCTTGGGCAACCTTGACGCGACGGTGCTGGCCCAAGCGCCGAAACTGGCGCCGTACATTCCCCGCATGCGCGAGCGCATTGCCGCGTTGCTCAGGGCCGATGTCCGCCAGATCAACATCAAGGCGACGACGACGGAGGGGCTCGGCTTTGTCGGGCGCATCGAGGGCATTGCCGCCCAGGCGGTGGTGCTCCTCGTGCCGCGCAAGGCATAA
- the ispD gene encoding 2-C-methyl-D-erythritol 4-phosphate cytidylyltransferase — MRAGAVVVAAGAGRRMQRAENKVFLRIGGTPVLLHSLRVFAAHPAVARIVVVARAGEEERVRALAQDLAPAKPLAVVTGGAERQDSVYAGLCALADCDVVLVHDAARPFVRPQHVDRLLAAVQEAGAACLGVPVKDTVKRVNADGTIAETPPRSALWLAQTPQAFRRALLLAAHEAARADGVVATDDAALVERLGHPVRMVMGDYDNVKMTTPEDVAVAEALLRWREGKDAYRTRL; from the coding sequence GGCGGCCGGCGCCGGCCGCCGGATGCAGCGTGCGGAAAACAAGGTGTTCCTCCGCATCGGGGGAACACCTGTTTTGCTTCACAGTTTGCGCGTGTTTGCCGCCCATCCCGCCGTGGCGCGCATCGTGGTGGTGGCGCGGGCCGGCGAAGAGGAGCGCGTGCGCGCCCTGGCGCAGGACCTGGCGCCGGCCAAGCCGCTGGCGGTGGTGACGGGCGGCGCCGAGCGGCAGGACAGCGTGTACGCCGGCCTGTGCGCGCTGGCGGACTGTGACGTCGTCCTGGTGCACGACGCGGCGCGTCCCTTTGTGCGCCCCCAGCACGTCGACCGCCTCCTGGCGGCGGTGCAAGAGGCGGGGGCGGCCTGCCTCGGCGTACCGGTGAAGGACACGGTGAAACGGGTGAACGCCGACGGGACGATCGCCGAAACGCCGCCGCGGTCGGCGCTGTGGCTGGCCCAGACGCCCCAGGCGTTTCGGCGCGCGCTGCTCCTTGCGGCCCACGAGGCGGCGCGGGCGGACGGCGTGGTGGCCACCGACGACGCGGCGCTCGTGGAGCGGCTGGGCCATCCGGTGCGGATGGTGATGGGCGACTACGACAACGTGAAGATGACCACGCCGGAGGATGTCGCCGTCGCGGAGGCGCTTCTCCGGTGGCGGGAGGGCAAGGATGCGTATCGGACAAGGCTTTGA